From the Anaerolineales bacterium genome, one window contains:
- a CDS encoding SpoIIE family protein phosphatase: MEIQIGVAKINKYAMSESGDTLEVVERPNGGLSVVLADGQRSGKSAKLISNMVVRKVISLLAEGVRDGAAARAASDYLYTHRSGKVQSTLNILSIDMESRNVVVTRNNPNPVLVYYAGETRSLDQESSPVGLRRETRPVIHQIDLQDGLVIATYTDGLPFAGVRSSQPLDVQAEFERLVASGAEPQTIADGLMAAALQREQDRPGDDVSIVVLGVLANRPDPVRRMWVRLPL, from the coding sequence ATGGAAATTCAAATCGGTGTCGCCAAGATCAACAAGTACGCCATGTCGGAAAGCGGCGACACACTGGAAGTCGTAGAACGTCCCAATGGCGGCCTCTCCGTGGTGCTGGCCGATGGCCAACGCTCCGGCAAGAGCGCCAAGCTCATCTCCAACATGGTGGTACGCAAAGTCATCAGCCTGCTGGCTGAGGGCGTGCGTGACGGCGCTGCGGCTCGCGCGGCCTCAGACTATCTCTACACACATCGCAGCGGCAAGGTGCAGTCCACGCTCAACATCCTGTCGATCGATATGGAATCGCGCAATGTGGTCGTGACGCGCAACAACCCCAACCCAGTACTGGTCTACTACGCCGGCGAAACTCGATCGCTGGACCAGGAAAGCTCTCCCGTCGGATTGCGCCGGGAGACCCGCCCAGTCATCCACCAGATCGATCTGCAAGATGGCCTGGTGATCGCCACCTACACCGATGGCCTACCCTTTGCTGGCGTGCGCAGCAGCCAGCCGCTGGACGTGCAAGCCGAGTTTGAGCGCCTGGTCGCCAGCGGCGCCGAGCCACAAACCATCGCAGATGGTTTAATGGCCGCCGCGCTGCAGCGCGAACAGGACCGTCCCGGCGATGATGTCAGCATCGTCGTATTGGGCGTGCTGGCCAACAGGCCGGACCCGGTGCGGCGCATGTGGGTAAGATTGCCTTTATGA